In Balneola sp., one genomic interval encodes:
- the ggt gene encoding gamma-glutamyltransferase: protein MTSTRLLFLLITFVFASQSLPAQVFNSKSYSNGMVVSADKHASEIGKEILQSGGNAVDAAVAVQFALAVTLPRAGNIGGGGFMMVRLANGETAALDFREKAPQSASRNMYIRNGEFKSDLSWEGILAVGVPGTVDGMIKALERYGRLPLDVVIQPAIKLAREGYILSYSQAEDLNNHRDTFNKYQASAKYFTTGDTTLFEEGDLFVQEDLAETLERISRFGREGFYSGPVADAIVSEMERYRGMITYRDLRNYDSKWRDPVVAEYLDYELHIMPPPSSGSVAIAQILEMIDEYPLADLGHNSADYVHVVAEAMRRAFADRSFYLGDPDFVDIPMQELLSEEYNSTRMESFSMEEATPSSSLAHGEIAGAMESSETTHFSIVDSDGNAVAVTTTLNGSFGSHVSVNGAGFLLNNEMDDFSAQPGEPNAYGLIGAEANAIEPGKRMLSSMSPTIVTKDGKVDMVLGAAGGPRIITATLQSFLNRAVFGMRAQQATAATRFHHQWLPDVLMPGQYGLSPDTKALLEAKGHRIFEIPGVGRAHNIFIEQNGDLSAGVDPRGDGYASGY, encoded by the coding sequence ATGACCAGCACTCGTTTACTTTTCCTGCTTATTACTTTTGTATTCGCATCTCAATCCTTACCCGCACAGGTATTCAATTCAAAAAGCTATTCCAATGGAATGGTGGTGTCTGCAGATAAACATGCTTCCGAAATTGGAAAAGAGATTCTTCAAAGTGGCGGAAATGCTGTTGATGCTGCCGTCGCTGTCCAGTTTGCTTTAGCTGTTACTTTACCCCGAGCCGGTAATATTGGTGGCGGTGGATTTATGATGGTCCGTTTGGCTAACGGAGAAACCGCGGCTTTGGATTTCAGAGAAAAAGCACCTCAAAGTGCTTCAAGAAACATGTATATCCGTAATGGAGAATTCAAGTCAGATTTAAGCTGGGAAGGCATTTTAGCCGTAGGTGTTCCAGGAACTGTTGACGGTATGATTAAAGCGTTAGAACGATATGGGCGCTTGCCACTAGATGTAGTCATTCAACCTGCCATAAAGTTAGCCAGAGAAGGATATATACTCTCATATTCACAAGCTGAGGACTTAAACAACCACAGAGATACCTTCAATAAATATCAGGCTTCTGCCAAATATTTCACCACCGGTGATACAACCCTCTTTGAAGAAGGCGATTTGTTTGTACAGGAAGATTTGGCAGAAACGCTGGAACGCATTTCGCGCTTTGGCCGGGAAGGTTTTTATTCGGGCCCCGTAGCTGACGCTATTGTAAGTGAGATGGAAAGATATAGGGGCATGATTACCTATCGCGATCTTCGTAATTATGATAGTAAATGGCGCGATCCTGTAGTGGCTGAATACCTAGACTATGAGCTTCATATCATGCCTCCGCCAAGCAGCGGAAGTGTTGCTATCGCTCAAATCTTAGAAATGATAGACGAGTACCCCTTAGCTGATTTGGGACATAATTCTGCTGATTATGTTCATGTTGTTGCTGAAGCCATGCGCCGGGCTTTTGCTGATCGTTCTTTCTATTTAGGTGATCCTGATTTTGTGGATATTCCCATGCAAGAATTATTAAGTGAGGAATACAATTCAACCCGCATGGAAAGCTTCTCTATGGAAGAAGCCACACCATCTTCCTCTCTGGCCCATGGTGAAATTGCCGGGGCTATGGAATCTTCAGAAACAACTCATTTTTCTATTGTTGACTCCGATGGAAATGCAGTGGCTGTTACCACTACCCTTAATGGATCTTTTGGAAGTCATGTTTCGGTGAATGGAGCCGGATTCCTTCTTAATAATGAAATGGATGATTTCTCAGCTCAACCCGGCGAGCCTAACGCATACGGTCTCATTGGCGCTGAAGCTAATGCAATAGAGCCCGGCAAACGAATGTTAAGCAGCATGTCACCCACTATAGTAACCAAAGATGGAAAAGTAGATATGGTGTTAGGTGCTGCGGGCGGACCCAGAATTATAACCGCAACTTTACAGAGTTTTTTAAATCGTGCTGTATTTGGAATGAGAGCTCAACAAGCAACAGCCGCCACAAGATTTCATCACCAGTGGCTTCCGGATGTACTTATGCCTGGCCAGTATGGACTCAGTCCTGATACCAAAGCCTTACTCGAAGCCAAAGGACATCGCATTTTTGAAATTCCCGGAGTCGGCCGTGCCCATAATATCTTTATAGAACAAAATGGAGACTTAAGCGCCGGAGTAGATCCTCGTGGCGATGGCTATGCTTCCGGTTACTAA
- a CDS encoding metal-dependent hydrolase has translation MDTQVKAHWLGHSAFKLESQSGKIIYIDPFLKDNPTTPDEFKEVKEADYVLLTHGHEDHVGDTVEIAKNTGCKVVANLELVGLLQEEGLSEDQAVGFNKGGTVHFDDFSVTLVSANHSSSFKGKYAGDPGGLILSFEDDICVYHMGDTNIFADLEIYGELYRPHVVLAPIGDHFTMGHEEAAYAVEMIGAKIAVPIHYGTWPPLVGDPEEFKAILEDLTDTEVLIPELGSNFLG, from the coding sequence ATGGATACACAAGTTAAAGCACATTGGCTGGGACACTCAGCTTTTAAACTGGAAAGTCAAAGTGGAAAGATTATTTATATCGATCCCTTTCTCAAAGACAACCCGACTACGCCAGATGAATTTAAAGAAGTCAAAGAAGCTGATTATGTATTATTAACTCACGGCCATGAAGATCATGTTGGGGATACCGTTGAAATCGCTAAGAACACAGGCTGTAAGGTCGTTGCTAACCTAGAATTGGTTGGACTTCTGCAGGAAGAAGGATTATCTGAAGACCAAGCTGTTGGATTTAACAAAGGCGGAACCGTTCATTTTGATGACTTTTCTGTGACCCTTGTTTCAGCCAACCACAGCTCTTCGTTCAAAGGCAAATACGCTGGTGATCCCGGAGGTCTTATACTCTCATTTGAAGATGACATATGCGTTTACCATATGGGTGATACCAATATTTTTGCTGACCTTGAAATTTATGGCGAACTCTATCGCCCTCATGTAGTATTAGCCCCAATTGGAGACCACTTCACCATGGGACATGAAGAAGCTGCTTATGCCGTGGAAATGATCGGTGCAAAAATAGCAGTGCCAATACACTATGGAACATGGCCACCATTGGTTGGAGATCCTGAAGAATTTAAAGCTATTCTGGAAGATCTTACCGATACAGAAGTATTAATACCGGAATTAGGATCTAATTTCCTGGGATAA
- the rsmA gene encoding ribosomal RNA small subunit methyltransferase A, which yields MSFRTKKSLGQHFLTDQVVVYQIIDAIVAGKEDRVIEIGPGTGALTKWLAEKFDNLHAIELDQRAVNVLKEEVSNITIHQQDVLKVIWQEMVEADKNNVVIGNLPYYITTPILFDLLENRTLFTEAILMMQKEVAERLVADPSSKQYGILSVQTQLFCTPEILFEVSRHSFSPPPKVTSAVIKLKFDKPSLPYADDTLKRIVRTAFNQRRKKLSNSLKPVLGDYLPEGYNFDDRAEHWEPETYAKLAEHLEQTDNLS from the coding sequence ATGTCATTCAGAACCAAAAAAAGCCTGGGGCAACATTTCTTAACCGACCAGGTTGTCGTTTATCAAATTATTGATGCCATAGTCGCAGGAAAAGAGGATCGTGTAATTGAAATTGGCCCGGGAACGGGAGCTTTAACAAAGTGGCTTGCCGAGAAGTTTGATAATCTGCATGCGATAGAACTTGATCAGCGTGCGGTTAACGTCCTCAAAGAAGAAGTGAGTAACATCACAATTCACCAGCAAGATGTGCTTAAGGTAATTTGGCAGGAAATGGTAGAAGCCGATAAAAACAATGTGGTGATCGGAAACCTTCCGTATTACATAACGACGCCCATTCTATTTGACCTGCTTGAAAACCGAACGTTGTTTACAGAAGCCATCCTGATGATGCAGAAAGAAGTAGCTGAACGATTGGTTGCAGACCCGTCATCCAAACAATATGGTATCCTCAGTGTGCAAACCCAGCTATTTTGTACACCTGAAATTTTATTTGAAGTGAGCCGTCACTCATTCAGCCCACCTCCAAAAGTGACGAGCGCAGTTATCAAATTGAAGTTCGATAAACCAAGCCTCCCTTATGCTGATGATACGCTGAAGAGAATTGTAAGAACCGCCTTTAATCAGCGCCGCAAAAAATTAAGTAATTCTTTGAAGCCTGTATTGGGAGATTATCTTCCTGAAGGTTACAACTTTGATGACAGAGCCGAGCATTGGGAACCTGAAACCTATGCAAAGTTGGCAGAGCATCTAGAGCAGACTGACAACTTATCTTAA
- a CDS encoding site-specific tyrosine recombinase XerD produces the protein MAFKQELDLYLQFVKLEKGLTQNSVVSYKNDLERYFRYLTTETKIGDLSGVTLSHIEDFLNFLVDEELLSASSLARNISSIRGFHEFAVVEGITKANPAELVELPKKASKLPEVLDRDEIEAILDTPDLTTNAGIRDKAILETLYGTGMRVSELTGLEQDRLIFEIGFIRVIGKGNKERLVPVGEIAQDAISHYTERVRPKFFNPEKAHKAKNKVFLSMRGSALSRMSIWNIVQKASEKAEIEKNVYPHIFRHSFATHLLEGGADLRAVQEMLGHSSILTTEIYTHVDRSFLHQVHKEFHPRA, from the coding sequence GTGGCTTTTAAGCAAGAACTGGATTTGTACCTGCAGTTTGTTAAGCTTGAAAAAGGACTGACCCAGAACTCTGTAGTTTCCTACAAAAACGATTTAGAACGCTACTTCCGGTATCTCACCACTGAAACCAAAATTGGAGACTTATCCGGAGTTACACTCAGCCATATTGAGGATTTTTTAAATTTTTTAGTGGATGAAGAACTCCTGTCAGCCAGCTCCTTAGCCCGGAACATTTCGAGTATCCGTGGTTTTCACGAATTCGCTGTGGTTGAAGGAATTACAAAAGCTAATCCAGCCGAACTTGTAGAGCTCCCCAAAAAGGCATCCAAGCTTCCTGAAGTTTTAGATCGTGATGAAATTGAAGCGATCCTCGACACCCCGGATTTAACTACGAACGCCGGAATTCGGGATAAAGCTATTTTGGAGACGTTATATGGAACCGGAATGCGTGTGAGCGAGCTTACGGGACTCGAACAAGATCGCCTCATTTTTGAAATTGGATTTATCAGAGTGATTGGGAAAGGAAATAAAGAGCGATTGGTCCCTGTAGGTGAAATTGCCCAAGATGCTATTTCACATTACACCGAGCGCGTTCGCCCGAAGTTTTTTAATCCCGAAAAAGCACACAAAGCGAAGAATAAAGTGTTTTTAAGCATGAGAGGCAGTGCTTTATCGAGGATGAGTATTTGGAATATCGTCCAAAAGGCATCCGAGAAAGCGGAAATAGAAAAGAATGTTTACCCTCATATCTTCCGCCATTCTTTTGCTACCCATCTGCTGGAAGGCGGTGCTGATTTACGAGCCGTTCAGGAAATGTTGGGGCACTCTTCCATCCTGACTACCGAAATTTATACCCATGTAGATCGTTCGTTTCTGCACCAGGTGCATAAGGAATTTCACCCCAGAGCATAA
- a CDS encoding efflux transporter periplasmic adaptor subunit, with protein sequence MKKFSYPLSALLLIALLIGTSACSNGDNQDQNNEDEKLVIPVEVSNVSRGNISAYYANTATLEAEQEATVVARVRGIVREIYVEEGDQVKAGQVIAKIEDDQYRIEAARAKATLDRLQNDFQRNKELYEKNLIAAEAYQNSQYEFESQKAAYELAQLNLEHTSIKSPISGVISERYVKVGNMIGTDQQVYRVTDFSPLQAILHIPEHEMAKIRKDQRTELRVDALPNQTFLGHVERISPVVDSETGTFKVTIFVDETKDMLRPGMFGRVKIVYDTRENTRMIPKSAVMSQDLAQSVYVIKDSLAFKKQIRTGYVNGMNIEVIDGLEDGEMVVTIGQGSLQDSSKVNVITNL encoded by the coding sequence ATGAAAAAATTTAGCTACCCCCTTTCTGCCTTACTACTTATTGCACTGTTAATTGGCACTTCTGCCTGCAGCAATGGAGATAATCAAGATCAAAATAATGAAGACGAAAAACTGGTTATTCCAGTTGAAGTCAGCAATGTAAGCCGTGGTAATATTTCAGCTTACTATGCCAATACCGCTACCCTCGAAGCTGAACAAGAGGCCACTGTTGTTGCCAGAGTTCGTGGTATTGTCCGTGAAATTTATGTAGAAGAAGGAGATCAGGTTAAGGCAGGTCAGGTCATCGCAAAAATTGAAGATGACCAATATCGAATTGAGGCCGCCCGCGCAAAAGCTACTCTCGACCGTCTTCAAAACGACTTTCAGAGAAATAAAGAACTGTATGAGAAAAACCTGATCGCTGCAGAAGCATACCAAAACTCTCAATATGAGTTTGAGTCTCAAAAAGCAGCCTATGAACTGGCTCAGCTCAACTTAGAGCATACTTCTATTAAGTCTCCTATCAGCGGCGTGATTTCAGAACGATATGTGAAGGTTGGAAATATGATTGGTACTGATCAGCAGGTATATCGGGTAACTGACTTTAGTCCGCTACAGGCTATTCTTCATATTCCAGAACATGAAATGGCTAAGATCAGAAAAGATCAAAGAACTGAACTCAGAGTTGATGCCCTTCCAAATCAAACATTTTTGGGCCACGTAGAGCGAATCAGTCCTGTCGTTGATTCAGAAACCGGGACGTTTAAAGTCACCATCTTTGTAGATGAAACCAAAGACATGTTGAGACCCGGAATGTTTGGCCGCGTTAAAATTGTATATGACACCCGCGAAAATACCCGAATGATTCCCAAGTCTGCGGTAATGTCTCAAGATTTAGCCCAAAGCGTATATGTGATAAAAGACTCGCTGGCCTTCAAAAAACAAATTCGCACCGGATATGTGAATGGAATGAATATCGAGGTTATCGATGGACTTGAGGACGGTGAAATGGTGGTCACCATTGGGCAGGGAAGCCTGCAAGACAGCTCAAAAGTAAATGTAATTACCAATCTGTAA
- the ytxJ gene encoding bacillithiol system redox-active protein YtxJ, with amino-acid sequence MSIFKTLGNMFSTKMEVEENFGWHNISTPEEVTDVLAASNEKPQVIYKHSPTCAISYLALKNLEGISDDYRKKAEYHIIDVVGQRSLSNHISEKLAIRHESPQMFVIKEGEVIWNGSHHQVKSNVISELL; translated from the coding sequence ATGAGCATCTTTAAGACTTTAGGTAATATGTTTAGCACCAAGATGGAAGTTGAAGAAAACTTTGGCTGGCATAACATTTCTACCCCGGAAGAGGTGACTGATGTTTTGGCTGCATCTAACGAAAAGCCACAGGTAATCTACAAGCATAGCCCAACGTGTGCAATCAGTTACCTGGCTCTTAAAAACCTTGAAGGCATTTCGGATGACTACAGAAAAAAGGCAGAGTACCACATAATTGATGTGGTCGGGCAACGTTCTCTCTCAAATCACATTTCTGAAAAATTGGCGATTCGTCATGAGTCTCCACAAATGTTTGTTATAAAAGAAGGAGAAGTTATCTGGAATGGTTCTCATCATCAGGTTAAATCGAACGTGATTTCTGAGTTGCTCTAA
- the groL gene encoding chaperonin GroEL — MSAKLVHYDIEARDALKKGVDKLANAVKVTLGPRGRNVVIEKSFGAPTVTKDGVTVAKEIELSDKVQNMGAQMVKEVASRTSDNAGDGTTTATVLAQAILSEGLKNVTAGANPMDLKSGIEKAVKAIVEDLAKMSRDIDDRKEIAQIGTISANNDEFIGNLIADAMEKVGKDGVITVEEAKGTETYLETVEGMQFDRGYLSPYFVTDSEKMVTEMEDPYILIFDKKISSMKDLLPILEKVVQNGNPLLIIAEDIEGEALATLVVNKLRGSLKIAAVKAPGFGDRRKAMLEDIGILTGGTVISEERGYKLENATLDFLGRASRVTIDKDSTTIVDGNGEEKDIQARVNQIKSQIENTTSDYDREKLQERLAKLSGGVAVLYIGAASEIEMKEKKARVEDALHATRAAVEEGIVPGGGVALLRTIKSLDKIKGDNADENVGVQIIRRALEAPLRTIANNAGAEGAIVVQKVLEGKDSFGYNARTEVYEDLIKAGVIDPTKVTRTALQNAASVSGLMLTTEAVISEKPSKGDDDDSGGGGMPGGMGGGMPGMGGMGGMM; from the coding sequence ATGTCTGCTAAGTTAGTTCACTACGATATAGAAGCTCGCGACGCGTTAAAGAAAGGCGTTGACAAGCTTGCCAATGCTGTTAAAGTTACGCTTGGACCTCGTGGACGCAATGTTGTTATTGAGAAATCATTCGGAGCTCCAACAGTAACCAAAGATGGTGTTACTGTAGCTAAAGAAATCGAGCTTTCCGATAAGGTTCAAAACATGGGCGCTCAGATGGTAAAAGAAGTAGCTTCCAGAACCAGCGATAACGCCGGTGATGGTACTACAACAGCTACTGTTCTTGCACAAGCCATTCTAAGCGAAGGTCTCAAAAACGTAACTGCGGGCGCAAACCCAATGGACTTAAAGTCCGGTATTGAAAAAGCAGTTAAAGCAATTGTTGAAGATCTCGCCAAAATGAGTCGTGACATTGACGACCGTAAAGAGATTGCTCAAATCGGTACTATTTCAGCCAACAACGATGAATTCATTGGTAACTTGATTGCCGATGCAATGGAAAAAGTTGGTAAAGATGGTGTAATCACTGTTGAAGAAGCCAAAGGAACTGAAACCTATCTGGAAACAGTAGAAGGTATGCAGTTTGACCGTGGCTACCTTTCTCCATACTTCGTAACTGATTCTGAGAAGATGGTTACAGAAATGGAAGATCCTTACATCCTGATTTTCGATAAGAAAATTTCTTCGATGAAAGATCTGCTTCCAATTCTAGAGAAAGTAGTACAAAACGGAAACCCACTGCTTATTATCGCTGAAGATATTGAAGGCGAAGCATTAGCTACATTAGTAGTTAACAAGCTGCGTGGTTCTCTGAAGATTGCTGCTGTAAAAGCACCAGGATTTGGCGACCGCAGAAAAGCAATGTTAGAAGATATTGGTATTCTTACAGGTGGAACCGTGATTTCTGAAGAACGCGGATACAAGCTTGAAAATGCTACTCTTGATTTTCTAGGCCGCGCATCTCGCGTAACTATCGACAAAGACTCAACAACTATTGTTGATGGAAACGGTGAAGAAAAAGATATTCAGGCTCGAGTAAATCAGATTAAATCTCAGATTGAGAATACAACTTCTGATTACGACCGTGAAAAACTACAGGAACGTCTCGCTAAATTAAGCGGCGGTGTTGCAGTACTTTATATCGGTGCAGCCTCTGAAATTGAAATGAAAGAGAAAAAAGCTCGTGTGGAAGATGCATTACATGCAACACGCGCAGCTGTAGAAGAAGGTATTGTACCTGGTGGTGGCGTGGCTCTGCTTCGTACCATTAAGTCTCTTGACAAGATCAAAGGCGACAATGCTGACGAAAACGTTGGTGTCCAAATTATCCGCAGAGCATTAGAAGCTCCTCTTCGTACAATCGCAAACAACGCAGGTGCCGAAGGCGCAATCGTTGTTCAGAAAGTACTTGAAGGCAAAGATTCATTTGGTTACAACGCTCGTACCGAAGTGTACGAAGACTTGATCAAAGCTGGTGTAATCGATCCTACTAAAGTAACCAGAACAGCGCTGCAAAATGCTGCTTCTGTATCCGGATTGATGCTCACCACTGAAGCTGTTATCTCTGAGAAGCCTTCTAAAGGCGACGATGATGATAGTGGCGGAGGCGGCATGCCAGGTGGCATGGGCGGCGGAATGCCAGGAATGGGAGGCATGGGCGGAATGATGTAA
- a CDS encoding co-chaperone GroES, which produces MANIQPLGDRVLVQAEPAEEKTSSGIIIPDTAKEKPQQGTVKAVGAGKVENGNKIEMTVKEGDKVLYGKYAGTEVTLEGEEYLIMRESDIMGIVS; this is translated from the coding sequence ATGGCTAACATTCAACCTTTAGGCGACCGCGTGTTGGTACAGGCAGAACCTGCCGAAGAGAAAACCAGCTCAGGTATTATCATCCCCGATACGGCTAAAGAAAAACCGCAGCAAGGAACTGTAAAAGCGGTAGGTGCCGGAAAAGTGGAAAACGGCAATAAAATTGAGATGACCGTTAAAGAAGGCGACAAAGTTCTTTACGGCAAGTATGCAGGTACAGAAGTAACTCTGGAAGGAGAAGAGTACCTCATTATGCGCGAATCTGATATTATGGGAATTGTTTCGTAA
- a CDS encoding NAD-dependent dehydratase — MKVLFIGGTGNISRSVSKLALSKGIDLYLLNRGKTDADIPGAKTIAADIYNLEETKKALQEHTWDVVVNWIAFIPEHIQNDLQLFRGKTKQYIFISSASIYQKPPSMPVIDESTPLSNPFWEYSRDKIACEELLMEAYREDQFPVTVVRPSHTYDTRIPVAIGGWTEYTIIDRMKKGKKVIIHGDGTSLWTITHARDFAKGFTGLLGNQRSLGQAINITSDEVLTWNQIYEAVANAAGVELNAVHISSDFISRIAPGEADGLLGDKAHCAIFDNSKIKQLVPNYTATIPFSEGIKETLAWFEEKEERMIVNPDTNTMMDKIIAAHER; from the coding sequence ATGAAAGTCCTCTTCATCGGCGGTACCGGCAACATAAGCAGATCAGTTAGTAAATTAGCTTTATCTAAAGGCATTGATTTATACTTATTGAACCGGGGTAAGACAGATGCAGATATTCCCGGTGCTAAAACCATCGCAGCAGATATTTATAATCTGGAAGAGACCAAGAAAGCTTTACAAGAACATACATGGGATGTAGTTGTAAACTGGATTGCTTTCATCCCCGAACATATTCAAAACGATCTGCAGCTATTCAGAGGAAAGACGAAGCAATATATCTTTATCAGTTCAGCTTCTATCTATCAAAAGCCTCCAAGCATGCCGGTTATTGATGAATCAACACCCCTTTCAAATCCTTTTTGGGAATATTCCAGAGATAAAATTGCTTGCGAAGAACTTTTGATGGAAGCCTACCGGGAAGATCAATTCCCAGTTACTGTCGTACGACCTTCACATACTTATGATACTAGAATTCCGGTAGCTATTGGGGGGTGGACTGAGTACACCATCATTGACCGTATGAAGAAAGGCAAGAAAGTGATTATCCACGGCGACGGCACTTCTCTCTGGACGATTACGCATGCCCGGGATTTCGCAAAAGGATTTACAGGATTGTTGGGTAATCAGCGTTCATTGGGTCAAGCCATCAATATTACTTCCGATGAAGTCCTCACCTGGAATCAAATTTACGAAGCGGTTGCCAACGCTGCCGGAGTAGAGCTAAATGCTGTCCATATTTCTTCCGATTTCATTTCAAGAATAGCTCCCGGAGAAGCTGACGGCCTACTTGGCGACAAAGCTCATTGTGCCATCTTCGATAATTCCAAAATCAAACAGTTGGTCCCTAACTATACAGCTACTATTCCTTTCAGCGAAGGTATTAAAGAGACACTGGCTTGGTTTGAAGAAAAAGAAGAACGGATGATTGTGAATCCCGACACCAACACCATGATGGACAAAATAATCGCTGCTCACGAAAGGTAA
- the mtnA gene encoding S-methyl-5-thioribose-1-phosphate isomerase, giving the protein MEQAYESISWQEDHLVILDQTQLPLREIYSDVNTIGQVWDAIKKLKVRGAPAIGIAGAYGLYLGVQDLESKNFTSFNVELNRWIEYLKSSRPTAVNLSWALERINQTVYANKDKDLEEIKDIILATAKTIHDEDKRVCKQIGENGAKLVKKGWNILTHCNTGGLATGAYGTALSVILHADADDKDIHVWVDETRPLLQGARLTTWELKQAEVPFHMITDSAAGSLMKQGKVDMIVVGADRVTANGDTANKIGTYPLAVLAKENEIPFYVALPLSTFDLETETGNEIEIEERDEEEVTHVAKTPITPKKTPAYNPAFDVTPHRYITGFITEKGIVEPDFEKNIKKLFAD; this is encoded by the coding sequence ATGGAACAAGCTTACGAATCGATATCCTGGCAAGAAGATCACTTAGTAATTTTAGATCAGACTCAACTCCCGCTGCGAGAAATTTATTCTGATGTAAACACAATCGGACAGGTTTGGGATGCCATCAAAAAGCTTAAAGTCCGCGGAGCACCGGCCATTGGTATTGCAGGAGCTTATGGTTTATATCTTGGAGTACAGGATCTGGAATCCAAGAACTTCACGAGTTTTAATGTAGAACTGAACCGCTGGATTGAATACCTGAAGTCATCACGCCCTACCGCCGTAAATCTTAGCTGGGCTTTGGAACGCATCAATCAGACGGTTTATGCCAATAAGGATAAAGACCTTGAAGAAATTAAGGACATCATTCTTGCGACCGCTAAAACCATACACGATGAAGACAAGCGGGTTTGTAAACAGATTGGTGAAAATGGAGCAAAACTTGTAAAGAAAGGCTGGAATATCTTAACCCACTGCAATACAGGTGGACTGGCAACCGGTGCATATGGAACCGCATTGTCTGTGATTCTACATGCTGATGCTGATGACAAAGACATTCATGTTTGGGTTGATGAAACACGTCCCCTTTTGCAGGGAGCAAGGCTAACAACCTGGGAGCTCAAACAAGCTGAGGTTCCTTTTCATATGATCACCGACTCCGCTGCAGGCTCGCTCATGAAGCAGGGCAAAGTTGACATGATTGTTGTTGGAGCTGACCGTGTAACCGCAAATGGCGATACAGCCAATAAAATCGGGACCTACCCACTTGCTGTTTTGGCGAAAGAGAATGAAATCCCTTTTTACGTTGCTCTCCCCCTCTCTACCTTCGATTTAGAGACAGAAACCGGTAACGAGATTGAGATTGAAGAACGGGATGAAGAGGAAGTAACGCACGTTGCTAAAACCCCCATCACACCTAAAAAGACTCCGGCTTATAATCCAGCTTTTGATGTAACTCCTCACCGATATATCACCGGGTTTATTACTGAAAAAGGAATTGTAGAACCGGATTTTGAAAAGAATATCAAGAAGTTGTTTGCCGATTAG